From a single Micromonospora sp. WMMD1102 genomic region:
- a CDS encoding DUF1801 domain-containing protein: protein MKTTSADGYLTGLDTSLTETSLTVRPVIDATLTDATCVMWHGHPVWGLGETPGRRPICLLKAYTSYVTFGLWRGQEIVDRSGRLIPGARQMASVRLSTPADVDEPPYAFRRNIPKQAGGMSTSNSTRCCMSGIRVSRSKTGTSTSRRAVTAG, encoded by the coding sequence ATGAAGACGACAAGCGCCGACGGCTACCTGACCGGACTCGACACCTCGTTGACGGAGACGTCCCTGACGGTCCGCCCGGTCATCGACGCGACGCTGACCGACGCGACCTGCGTGATGTGGCACGGCCACCCGGTGTGGGGCCTCGGCGAGACCCCGGGACGGCGGCCGATCTGCCTGCTCAAGGCCTATACCTCGTACGTCACCTTCGGGCTGTGGCGCGGCCAGGAGATCGTCGACCGGTCCGGTCGGCTGATCCCTGGCGCCCGGCAGATGGCCTCGGTACGGCTCTCCACTCCCGCCGACGTCGACGAACCGCCGTATGCCTTCCGCCGGAACATACCGAAGCAGGCTGGCGGTATGTCGACCTCGAACTCGACCCGGTGCTGCATGAGCGGGATTCGCGTGTCGAGATCGAAGACTGGGACGAGTACGAGCAGGCGTGCCGTAACGGCTGGATGA
- a CDS encoding LysR family transcriptional regulator: MLERHEVETFLTLADELHFGRTAERLGVTTGRISHVIRKLERRIGAPLFERTSRVVRITPIGRQLADDLAPLVEQMDAALRRAVEAGRGVTGQLRVAFLGEYLAPVLLKAVKLFTARHPDCDVHVREVQLSSSRASLVDGSIDILIASYPFDGMAQGPVLMAERRVLAVAATHPLADAESVSLEVLAGHPVVQYPPTTSAAFKRDRTPEHTPAGRPIPKGPHGNTFSGMLSLVAMGRGVLPVGEQTQRYYPRPDIAYLPIHDAPPIERGPVWLEANTTTRVRQFVPAALDANSPPAKPAESAPPAREGTGSAVSAASGQIV, translated from the coding sequence ATGCTGGAGCGACACGAGGTCGAGACCTTCCTGACGCTCGCCGACGAGCTGCACTTCGGTCGTACCGCCGAACGGCTGGGCGTGACCACCGGCCGGATCAGCCACGTCATCAGGAAGCTGGAACGGCGGATCGGCGCTCCGCTGTTCGAGCGGACCAGTCGAGTCGTCCGGATCACGCCAATCGGCCGGCAGTTGGCCGACGACCTGGCCCCGCTTGTCGAGCAGATGGACGCCGCCCTGCGTCGCGCGGTCGAGGCCGGCCGCGGCGTGACCGGTCAGCTCCGGGTGGCGTTCCTCGGTGAGTACCTCGCGCCGGTACTGCTCAAAGCGGTAAAGCTGTTCACCGCCCGGCACCCCGACTGCGACGTGCACGTACGCGAGGTGCAGCTGTCCAGCTCACGGGCCAGCCTGGTGGACGGCTCGATCGACATCCTCATCGCCTCGTACCCGTTCGACGGCATGGCGCAGGGGCCCGTCTTGATGGCGGAGCGGCGCGTGCTGGCCGTGGCCGCGACGCATCCGCTGGCCGACGCGGAGTCGGTCTCGCTGGAGGTGCTCGCCGGCCACCCGGTGGTCCAGTACCCGCCGACAACGTCCGCGGCGTTCAAGCGTGACCGCACACCCGAGCACACGCCGGCCGGCCGCCCCATCCCCAAGGGCCCGCACGGCAACACCTTCTCCGGGATGCTGTCCCTCGTCGCGATGGGCCGGGGCGTGCTGCCGGTGGGCGAGCAGACCCAGCGGTACTACCCCCGGCCCGACATCGCCTACCTGCCGATTCACGACGCCCCACCCATCGAGCGCGGACCGGTCTGGCTGGAGGCGAACACGACCACCCGGGTACGACAGTTCGTCCCGGCCGCGCTGGACGCCAACTCCCCGCCCGCAAAGCCCGCAGAGTCGGCCCCACCTGCCCGGGAAGGCACCGGGTCCGCCGTCTCCGCAGCGAGCGGTCAGATCGTGTAG